From the genome of Nicotiana sylvestris chromosome 2, ASM39365v2, whole genome shotgun sequence, one region includes:
- the LOC138885289 gene encoding uncharacterized protein produces the protein MAVKYQRYRNRCCEMRERLRAGASTQSARKELEKSDEDLMRSIRRCSELEELLHAKNEEIEVGKGITAECEDLQAKVLSIRAELEQNAARVDALSAEWVEKVVELEKKVAELEQAEDGRVPTLARAAALEDTIPILKSEQESERATTTMREVRLEERIGKIDREASNFGDRVVTLEAEKAQLLAQVHAEAQQDIYKGLWEAGIVPEAAFKDAQAKSREARVADGYDPATPEVGKDTNVDGFPDDNDGENNGGDDAE, from the exons ATGGCCGTGAAGTATCAGCGATATCGTAACAGATGCTGTGAGATGCGTGAGCGGCTCAGAGCGGGAGCCAGTACCCAGTCCGCCAGGAAAGAATTGGAGAAAAGCGATGAGGACCTGATGCGGTCTATTCGCAGGTGTAGTGAGCTCGAGGAGCTGCTTCATGCTAAGAACGAGGAGATTGAGGTGGGTAAAGGGATCACCGCGGAATGTGAGGATCTTCAGGCGAAGGTGCTATCTATACGAGCTGAGCTTGAACAAAATGCTGCTAGGGTCGATGCTCTTAGTGCAGAATGGGTAGAGAAGGTGGTCGAATTGGAAAAGAAAGTGGCCGAGTTGGAGCAAGCCGAAGATGGTCGAGTGCCAACTTTGGCAAGGGCTGCGGCATTAGAAGACACTATCCCCATCCTCAAATCCGAGCAGGAATCCGAGAGGGCGACGACCACGATGAGGGAGGTAAGGCTGGAGGAGCGCATCGGCAAAATTGACCGGGAAGCTTCAAACTTTGGAGACCGAGTTGTGACTCTCGAGGCTGAGAAGGCGCAATTGTTGGCTCAG GTCCACGCCGAGGCCCAACAAGATATATACAAAGGTTTGTGGGAGGCTGGAATTGTTCCTGAGGCTGCCTTTAAAGATGCTCAGGCGAAGTCACGCGAGGCTCGTGTTGCTGACGGCTACGACCCTGCGACACCAGAGGTTGGCAAGGACACTAATGTTGATGGGTTTCCTGATGATAATGATGGGGAGAACAACGGTGGAGATGACGCCGAGTGA